One genomic segment of Ignavibacteriota bacterium includes these proteins:
- a CDS encoding bifunctional YncE family protein/alkaline phosphatase family protein: protein MKLKYFLFLIISLPIINCSQNVKILQVPGKDQFCKIDTNGGVSILPSGRYATPAGDFLRITHDPYGLAISPDGNKAVTLHNGVLTIIELNSLKATRVPSYDKKIKSPLSKGSFLGVAFSNDSKKVYLSGGDNGAIIVYDIYKLEKVDSISLNGIVSDIDYQDSFTSDLLLNEDNNELLVLDRGNFRMVRIDLNTRKISASINVGRQPFGIAISPDKKQAFVANVGVYSYPVIDGATPENIDSLMISHHPYGDNTKESIEGTIVEGRKVPGLGSPLHPDAMSVFTIDLNNNKVNRKFKTGFQIGQTVEDAEVVGGASPNSIVVGKQFAYITNATNDNIAVIDYEKQEIVDHIPIKIDKRIDKHRGSLPFGITMSKDEKTLYVALLGFNAIAVIDIPTRTTKGLIPSGWGPTRVELSKDENFLYAISCRGLGAGPNGGKDFISPIQGNYVGDIQLGSFQKIKMPTDIELANFTKQTIDNTFIETTIVDDVKNPLPPLPGLRESPIKHIVYITKENRTYDEVFGQLKNASGDSTLARFGINNEYTLPEEYREKFPNLKISPNHIKAAKQFAFSDNYYCDSDASVHGHHWLVGVIPNEWVESNASTSKTFMTFSKAPGRRFPATIGSVDPEDYAEIGGIWEALERQNVEFYNFGQGNETGSVREEWYDTNTGAAHGVMVPMQNALFKRTSHNYAGYNTNIPDQYRMDQFENEFTAKWINCSEEMPPLVTVMIPNDHGAGVRPEDGYFYPQSFMVDNDLAVGRILHFLSRTKYWKDMLVIITEDDPQGGVDHIDAHRSILLLAGPYVKKGYVSHTHANFGSILKTIYNILNVPYVNHFDVTASLLQDFFTDTPDFTPYTLEMHEKRVFDAELSMKRYNKTIDWRKIEKGPAMDDVDDARENHYKEKSK from the coding sequence ATGAAATTAAAGTACTTTTTATTTTTAATAATAAGTTTGCCTATTATAAATTGTTCACAGAATGTAAAAATATTGCAAGTTCCGGGAAAAGATCAATTTTGTAAAATTGATACAAACGGCGGAGTATCTATTCTTCCAAGCGGACGTTATGCAACTCCAGCTGGCGATTTTTTAAGAATCACTCATGATCCTTATGGTTTAGCAATTTCACCTGATGGAAATAAAGCGGTAACTCTTCACAATGGAGTGCTCACAATTATTGAACTAAATTCTCTAAAAGCTACAAGAGTTCCAAGTTATGATAAAAAAATTAAATCCCCTTTATCTAAAGGTTCATTTCTCGGTGTAGCTTTTTCTAATGATTCTAAAAAAGTTTATTTGAGCGGCGGTGATAACGGAGCAATAATTGTTTATGATATTTACAAATTAGAAAAAGTTGATTCAATAAGTTTAAATGGAATTGTTAGTGATATTGATTATCAAGATAGTTTTACTTCGGATTTATTATTGAATGAAGATAATAATGAATTACTTGTACTTGATAGAGGTAATTTTAGAATGGTCAGAATTGATTTGAACACTCGTAAAATTTCTGCATCAATAAATGTTGGACGACAACCTTTTGGTATTGCAATTAGTCCGGATAAAAAACAAGCATTTGTTGCAAATGTTGGAGTTTATTCTTATCCGGTAATTGATGGAGCAACTCCGGAAAATATTGATTCATTAATGATTTCTCATCATCCTTATGGCGATAATACTAAAGAATCTATTGAAGGAACAATTGTAGAAGGTAGAAAAGTTCCGGGTTTGGGAAGTCCGCTTCATCCCGATGCAATGAGTGTTTTTACTATTGATCTTAATAATAATAAAGTGAATCGTAAGTTTAAAACTGGATTTCAGATTGGGCAAACTGTTGAAGATGCTGAAGTTGTAGGCGGCGCAAGCCCTAATTCTATTGTGGTTGGTAAACAATTTGCATACATAACAAATGCGACAAATGATAATATTGCTGTTATTGACTATGAAAAACAAGAAATTGTTGATCATATTCCAATTAAGATTGATAAGCGAATAGATAAACATCGTGGTTCGTTACCATTTGGAATAACAATGAGTAAGGACGAAAAAACTTTATACGTTGCACTTTTAGGATTTAATGCGATTGCCGTGATCGACATTCCTACAAGAACTACAAAAGGATTGATACCATCTGGATGGGGTCCAACACGGGTTGAACTTTCAAAAGATGAAAATTTCCTTTATGCAATTAGCTGCAGAGGTTTAGGTGCCGGTCCCAATGGTGGAAAAGATTTTATAAGTCCAATACAAGGAAATTATGTTGGAGATATTCAGTTGGGAAGTTTTCAAAAAATTAAAATGCCGACTGATATTGAATTAGCAAATTTTACAAAACAAACTATTGATAACACTTTTATTGAAACAACAATTGTTGATGATGTGAAAAACCCATTGCCGCCTTTACCGGGTTTGCGTGAAAGTCCAATTAAACATATTGTCTATATCACAAAAGAAAATAGAACTTATGATGAAGTTTTTGGTCAATTGAAAAATGCTTCCGGCGATAGTACATTAGCCAGATTCGGTATTAATAATGAATATACTCTTCCCGAAGAATATCGTGAAAAATTTCCAAATCTAAAAATTTCTCCAAATCATATTAAAGCAGCAAAGCAATTTGCATTTTCAGATAATTATTATTGTGATAGTGATGCTTCTGTGCATGGACATCATTGGTTAGTTGGCGTTATACCAAATGAATGGGTTGAATCCAATGCAAGTACAAGTAAAACTTTTATGACTTTTTCCAAAGCTCCGGGAAGACGTTTCCCAGCTACAATCGGAAGTGTGGATCCTGAAGATTATGCAGAAATTGGCGGTATTTGGGAAGCTTTAGAAAGACAAAATGTTGAATTCTATAATTTCGGTCAAGGTAATGAAACTGGTTCCGTAAGAGAAGAATGGTATGATACAAATACCGGTGCGGCTCACGGAGTTATGGTTCCAATGCAAAACGCTTTATTCAAACGAACAAGTCACAACTATGCCGGATATAATACAAATATTCCGGATCAATATAGAATGGATCAATTTGAAAATGAGTTTACCGCAAAATGGATAAATTGCAGTGAAGAAATGCCTCCTTTAGTTACAGTTATGATTCCAAACGATCACGGTGCCGGAGTTAGACCGGAAGACGGATATTTTTATCCGCAATCTTTTATGGTGGATAACGATCTTGCAGTCGGTAGAATTCTGCACTTTTTATCCAGAACAAAATATTGGAAAGATATGCTTGTAATTATAACAGAAGATGATCCTCAAGGTGGAGTTGATCATATTGATGCACATCGTTCTATACTTTTACTGGCTGGTCCATATGTCAAAAAAGGATATGTTTCACATACGCATGCTAATTTTGGATCAATTTTAAAAACTATTTACAATATTTTAAATGTGCCTTATGTAAATCATTTTGATGTAACAGCTTCTTTGCTGCAAGATTTTTTTACAGATACACCGGATTTTACTCCATATACTTTGGAAATGCATGAAAAAAGAGTTTTCGATGCTGAATTATCAATGAAAAGATATAACAAAACTATTGACTGGCGAAAGATTGAAAAAGGTCCGGCAATGGATGATGTTGATGATGCAAGAGAAAATCATTACAAAGAGAAATCTAAATAA
- a CDS encoding PorV/PorQ family protein, with amino-acid sequence MKVINYIIKISLALLISFNVILAGDDPVKTSATTDVDAIGTATMTFLEIGVGARAMGMGGAFVAVANDASATYWNPAGIVWADKVQVEISHNEWFLDSKLQSFSGVIPLPQFNSSMALSIVTMGFDEQAVRTVERPTGTGEMYDARDFSVALSWATALTDRFSFGLSTKYITSRIWHESANAFALDFGIFYNTELKGLRLGFSMSNFGSGVQFSGRDLDSTIDPDKEVENFDRVPAQYKTDSYPLPILFRAGLSYELNLDDFGNAIFAADLLHPSHSPEAVNVGLEYGFKNMFFLRTGYQNLFDNTSVNGLTLGAGIDYYNKETGFGVRFDYSWSDWGNLKNAQRFSVGIIF; translated from the coding sequence ATGAAAGTTATTAATTATATAATTAAAATTTCTCTGGCTCTGTTAATTTCATTTAATGTTATTCTTGCGGGTGATGATCCTGTAAAAACATCAGCCACAACTGATGTTGATGCAATTGGAACAGCTACAATGACGTTTCTTGAAATTGGCGTAGGAGCCCGTGCAATGGGAATGGGAGGCGCATTTGTAGCAGTTGCAAACGATGCCTCGGCTACATATTGGAATCCTGCCGGTATCGTTTGGGCAGATAAAGTTCAAGTTGAAATTAGTCATAACGAATGGTTTTTAGATTCCAAACTTCAATCATTTAGCGGAGTTATTCCACTTCCTCAGTTTAATTCTTCCATGGCACTTAGTATTGTAACAATGGGATTTGACGAACAGGCTGTAAGAACTGTCGAACGTCCCACCGGAACCGGTGAAATGTACGATGCAAGAGATTTTTCCGTAGCACTTTCTTGGGCAACTGCATTAACTGATAGATTTTCTTTTGGTCTATCCACTAAATATATTACTTCTCGTATTTGGCATGAATCAGCAAACGCATTTGCGCTTGATTTTGGTATTTTTTATAACACAGAATTGAAAGGATTAAGATTGGGTTTTAGTATGTCCAACTTTGGTTCCGGAGTTCAATTTAGCGGCAGAGATCTTGATTCAACGATTGATCCTGACAAAGAAGTGGAAAATTTTGATAGAGTTCCTGCGCAATATAAAACTGATTCTTATCCTTTACCAATTTTATTTCGTGCGGGTTTATCATATGAATTGAATCTTGATGATTTTGGGAATGCAATTTTTGCGGCAGATCTACTTCACCCGAGTCATTCTCCCGAAGCTGTAAATGTTGGATTAGAATATGGTTTCAAAAATATGTTTTTCCTAAGAACCGGATACCAAAATTTATTTGATAATACTTCAGTAAACGGTCTTACTTTAGGTGCAGGAATTGATTATTACAATAAAGAAACCGGATTTGGAGTTAGATTTGATTATTCTTGGTCTGATTGGGGAAATTTAAAAAATGCTCAAAGATTTTCTGTCGGAATTATTTTTTAA
- a CDS encoding T9SS type A sorting domain-containing protein encodes MKFKIAFIILLLFSVKLLSQKSFPNQSPQFTFEENIDHIGQWNSTGQTTSVFVSNNFAFITTNNKLEILDISTPNVPQLIGELTLGSSFFSEDIVGNSEKIFVANNRTIYEFDIANPNSPDSIASITLDAIINDIFISENILYAIASYDFYILDISSENTISILGKLALPESSLGLTRFDVEGNFAYIGSWAAGVFIVEIEDPQNPKLHGRFLENSHLVFVNGTNAYVADLDYIYMLDITDTVLPSILLRKQIIGIPQDLIADEKNLYVSTNDGVEIYGKDDLNFIASYSLNDVGERILIENDFIFVANNEEGVNILKYNNPSSTINSDEIKYIFNLYQNYPNPFNSSTIIRYQLPEHSQVKLSVYDILGNKIAELVNEYKFAGSYKTEFNAKNLTSGIYFYKLKTSNGYSVTKKFLFLK; translated from the coding sequence ATGAAATTTAAAATTGCATTTATTATACTTCTATTATTTTCGGTAAAACTATTATCGCAAAAAAGTTTTCCAAATCAAAGTCCCCAATTCACATTTGAAGAAAATATAGATCATATCGGGCAATGGAATTCAACCGGTCAAACTACTTCTGTTTTTGTTTCAAATAATTTTGCATTTATTACAACAAATAATAAGTTAGAAATTTTAGATATTTCAACGCCAAATGTACCTCAACTTATTGGGGAATTAACTTTGGGTTCGTCTTTTTTTAGTGAAGATATTGTTGGAAATTCCGAAAAAATATTTGTGGCAAATAATCGAACTATTTATGAGTTTGATATTGCTAATCCAAATAGTCCGGATTCTATTGCTTCAATTACGTTGGATGCAATTATTAATGATATTTTTATTTCCGAAAATATTCTTTATGCAATTGCTTCATATGATTTTTATATTTTGGATATAAGCAGTGAAAATACAATTTCCATTTTAGGAAAATTAGCTTTACCCGAATCATCATTAGGACTTACAAGATTTGATGTAGAAGGGAATTTCGCATATATTGGCTCTTGGGCAGCCGGTGTATTTATTGTTGAAATTGAAGATCCGCAAAATCCAAAATTGCACGGCAGATTTTTGGAAAATTCACATTTAGTGTTTGTGAATGGAACTAATGCTTATGTTGCCGATCTTGATTATATCTACATGTTAGATATAACAGATACTGTGCTTCCGTCTATACTTCTCAGAAAACAAATTATTGGAATTCCACAAGATTTAATTGCAGACGAAAAAAATCTGTATGTTTCAACAAATGATGGTGTAGAAATTTACGGAAAGGATGATTTAAATTTCATTGCTTCGTATTCACTGAATGATGTTGGAGAAAGAATTCTAATTGAGAACGATTTTATTTTCGTTGCAAACAATGAAGAAGGTGTTAACATTTTAAAATATAACAATCCATCTTCAACAATAAATTCTGATGAAATAAAATATATTTTTAACCTTTACCAAAATTATCCGAATCCGTTTAATTCATCTACAATTATTAGATATCAACTACCAGAACACAGCCAAGTAAAATTGAGTGTTTATGATATACTTGGAAATAAAATAGCAGAATTAGTAAACGAATATAAATTTGCCGGATCTTATAAAACAGAATTCAATGCAAAAAATTTAACAAGCGGAATTTATTTTTATAAACTTAAGACATCAAATGGATATTCGGTAACTAAAAAATTTCTATTTTTAAAATAA